The following are from one region of the Ignavibacteriota bacterium genome:
- a CDS encoding carboxylate-amine ligase, protein MAEAGLFTLGVEEEFQIVDPNTGELKSHIQQIIEEGKIILAEKVKAEMHQSVVEIGTDICKDIHDARNQVTKLRQELAKLAAKNNLRIAAAGTHPFSHWKDQKITEHPRYQEIITNYQQVARANLIFGLHVHVGIDDREIAIHVMNAARYFLPHIFALSTNSPFWLGRNTGFKSYRSKVFDRFPRTGIPDYFGSIAEYDNYVKLLVKTKCIDDAKKIWWDIRLHPYFNTLEFRICDIPMRIDETICLAAIMQAVVAKLYKLIKQNLGFRLYRRALIAENKWRAARYGIHGKLIDFGKQEEVDFKFLVGELLDFIDDVVDELGSKEEVHYVKKILEMGTGADRQLKVYEQSGDTKSVVDFLIQETHIGL, encoded by the coding sequence ATGGCAGAAGCCGGATTGTTTACGCTCGGTGTTGAAGAAGAATTTCAGATCGTTGATCCGAATACCGGCGAACTGAAATCACACATACAACAGATAATTGAAGAAGGTAAAATAATTCTTGCCGAAAAAGTAAAAGCTGAAATGCATCAATCTGTTGTTGAAATCGGTACTGATATTTGTAAAGATATTCACGATGCAAGAAATCAGGTAACAAAACTCCGCCAGGAATTAGCAAAGCTTGCTGCAAAAAATAATTTAAGAATTGCTGCAGCCGGAACTCATCCTTTTTCACACTGGAAAGATCAAAAGATAACTGAACATCCGCGATATCAGGAAATAATAACCAATTATCAGCAGGTTGCACGGGCGAATTTAATTTTCGGTCTTCACGTACACGTTGGTATTGATGACAGAGAAATTGCTATTCACGTTATGAATGCTGCCAGATATTTTCTTCCACATATATTTGCTTTATCAACAAACTCACCTTTCTGGCTGGGAAGAAATACCGGATTTAAATCTTACCGAAGCAAAGTTTTTGATCGTTTTCCAAGAACAGGAATACCGGATTACTTCGGAAGCATAGCTGAGTACGACAATTATGTAAAGCTTCTGGTAAAAACAAAATGTATTGACGATGCAAAAAAAATCTGGTGGGATATTCGTCTGCATCCATATTTCAACACACTGGAATTTCGTATCTGCGATATTCCAATGAGAATCGATGAAACAATTTGTCTTGCAGCAATTATGCAGGCTGTGGTTGCGAAACTGTACAAATTAATAAAACAGAATCTTGGTTTCAGATTGTACAGAAGAGCTTTAATTGCGGAAAATAAATGGCGTGCTGCACGTTATGGTATTCATGGAAAATTAATTGACTTTGGTAAGCAGGAAGAAGTTGACTTTAAATTTCTTGTCGGCGAACTTCTTGATTTTATTGATGATGTAGTTGATGAACTTGGTTCAAAAGAAGAGGTTCATTATGTTAAAAAGATTCTGGAAATGGGAACAGGTGCTGACCGTCAGTTAAAAGTATATGAGCAATCGGGTGATACAAAATCTGTAGTTGATTTTTTAATTCAGGAAACTCATATTGGGTTGTGA
- a CDS encoding GMP synthase, with amino-acid sequence MIKIATIDLYNNERNEGMRCIKEIVSEAKARNNEIEISYKVFDTRYKDEVPGIENDIFISSGGPGSPFEGEGTLWEKDYFNIIQKIWDHNQSNSERKKYLFFICHSFQMMGRFFKFGTVNQRHSKSFGVMPFTLTDEGKSDLIFSGLSNPFYAADIRQFQVVNPNKTVIDELGAKILSYEIVDDNEQAKPALAAVRISSEIVGTQFHPEADPESMLYHFKQDERKKQVVEKYGEERYFGMIKILERPDTIKKTRMTVLPSFLKNAIEELSKVMVK; translated from the coding sequence GTGATTAAAATTGCAACAATAGATCTCTATAATAATGAACGCAATGAAGGAATGCGGTGTATTAAGGAAATTGTTTCTGAAGCTAAAGCTAGGAATAATGAAATTGAAATATCTTATAAAGTTTTTGATACCAGATACAAAGATGAAGTTCCCGGAATTGAAAATGATATCTTCATTTCATCGGGCGGACCCGGAAGTCCGTTTGAAGGTGAAGGTACTCTGTGGGAAAAAGATTACTTCAACATTATTCAAAAAATCTGGGACCACAACCAATCTAATTCTGAAAGAAAGAAATATTTGTTCTTCATCTGTCATTCATTCCAGATGATGGGGAGATTTTTCAAATTCGGTACAGTTAATCAGCGTCATTCAAAATCATTTGGAGTGATGCCATTCACATTAACTGATGAAGGAAAATCTGATCTGATATTTTCTGGACTATCAAATCCATTTTATGCTGCCGATATTCGTCAGTTTCAGGTTGTTAATCCAAATAAAACAGTTATTGATGAACTTGGAGCGAAAATTCTATCGTACGAAATTGTTGATGATAACGAACAAGCAAAACCTGCACTTGCTGCTGTGAGAATTTCATCTGAGATTGTCGGCACTCAATTTCATCCTGAAGCTGACCCGGAAAGTATGCTATATCATTTCAAACAGGATGAAAGAAAGAAACAGGTTGTTGAAAAGTACGGTGAGGAAAGATATTTCGGGATGATAAAAATTCTTGAACGGCCTGATACGATTAAAAAAACAAGAATGACTGTCCTTCCGTCATTTCTGAAAAATGCGATTGAAGAGTTAAGCAAAGTCATGGTGAAGTAA
- a CDS encoding alpha-amylase: protein MLKFDFHISKAAREKYELEQSLFSVTGKVILADYQQSRILSEKINSKRREEGNDQFVTAGQINALGLLHEIFHLLMRKYEESDNPGVFGKAIIHLKNEISETGFEKTILAFVEEFPPLSVYNKIITSEEYLRRNTSGKPNKEIILEEIILLYMENSNPAASNLRELYADDNLSLKTNYKQLIEKTEKFFDNEIPTRLGGLPLFKLLRKPISSNPFDLEKQLDFVRTEWGAYLGDDLLNRLLRGVDLIREDYKLFVPHGGGEKGTPPVPTYDEDLERLRIIRDKLSAEKKLSEDERRFYLEYEKFTEDVGWIPEVVMIAKNVYVWLHQLSIKYKREIKKLDQIPDEELDQLARWNFNALWLIGIWERSSASQKIKHLTGNISAVSSAYSLYDYVIAEELGGERAFQNLKDRSWVRGIRMASDMVPNHMGIFSKWVIDKPDYFLQRNEPPYPNYTFNGQNLSEDDRVEIRIEDQYYSRKDAAVVFQRRDRYTGSVKYIYHGNDGTNMPWNDTAQLNLLNPEVRESLIQTIMHVARKTPIIRFDAAMTLAKKHYQRLWFPAPGSGGAIPSRTDYSMTIEEFNRIMPNEFWREVVDRINSTMPNVLLLAEAFWLMESYFVRTLGMHRVYNSAFMHMMMKEENEKYRQLIINTLEFNPEILKRYVNFMSNPDEETAINQFGKGDKYFGVAVMMLTMPGLPMFGHGQIEGFSEKYGMEYKQSYYKENADEHLVWRHTKELFPLMKMRYLFNQVENFELYDFLDKHGDVNNSVYAFSNKSGNDSALVLYNNSYFETEGSIIFSHPKMISGNGGMKRPHHIAELLNFKSSKEYYYIYTDHRTQLQFLLSGKEIAEQGFKIHLFGYQYRVCLQFQEIYDAERKFEKLYTLLNGKGVTSVDEALKEMELLPLHLKYENFFSYDNMEKIRIYLLHKPDKKKKDEAVALPGKMDKELDNLVTEFSNYFDSKTKPDKVKKNFQKDLSNSRNFFQLWIAQNNRKNAAKWMKSCDEILPVNSKIEKRKEYLTFVNVLLLKQLFVKKSDHQKIKKLFDELLFSKPIKNLFQKQVNGSSFHLTTELIKVLISSFLFEKQKRIVSPDDKKTKVTVKSDLNKNNFLPLIKVLLGENIVHNFLRVNEFEGKTYFNKENFEELAKWILLFHLLALQSNLNDNKDNSSKFKKSEIEKEIIKNVKDNFEKYNELIAKADANGYDFIKFKSELDKAPDENEKVKKPTKKRNKK from the coding sequence ATGTTAAAATTTGATTTTCACATATCAAAAGCGGCAAGAGAAAAATACGAGCTTGAGCAATCGCTATTCTCGGTTACCGGAAAAGTAATTCTTGCAGATTATCAGCAGTCACGGATTCTTTCGGAAAAAATAAATTCAAAAAGAAGAGAAGAAGGAAATGACCAATTCGTGACCGCGGGACAGATAAATGCACTCGGTTTGCTTCACGAAATATTCCATTTATTAATGAGAAAGTATGAAGAAAGTGACAATCCCGGAGTTTTCGGAAAAGCAATCATACATCTAAAAAACGAAATCAGTGAAACCGGATTTGAAAAAACTATTCTGGCATTTGTTGAAGAATTCCCTCCACTGTCAGTCTATAATAAAATAATTACTTCCGAAGAATATTTGAGAAGGAACACTTCGGGTAAACCAAATAAAGAAATTATTCTTGAGGAAATAATTCTTCTTTATATGGAAAACAGTAATCCTGCTGCTTCAAATCTTCGTGAATTGTATGCTGATGATAATCTTTCTCTTAAAACAAATTACAAACAGTTGATTGAAAAAACAGAAAAGTTTTTTGATAATGAAATTCCAACAAGACTGGGTGGACTTCCTCTCTTCAAACTTTTGCGAAAACCGATTTCATCAAATCCGTTTGATCTTGAAAAGCAGCTTGATTTTGTCAGAACTGAATGGGGTGCATATCTGGGTGATGATCTTCTAAACAGACTTCTCCGCGGAGTTGATCTTATCAGGGAAGATTACAAACTATTCGTGCCTCACGGAGGCGGCGAAAAAGGAACTCCTCCCGTACCAACTTATGATGAAGATCTTGAAAGATTAAGAATAATCAGGGATAAACTTTCTGCAGAGAAAAAACTTTCAGAAGATGAAAGACGATTTTATCTCGAGTATGAAAAATTCACTGAAGACGTTGGCTGGATCCCGGAAGTTGTGATGATAGCAAAGAATGTTTACGTGTGGCTGCATCAGCTTTCAATTAAATATAAAAGAGAAATTAAAAAACTCGATCAGATTCCCGATGAAGAACTTGATCAGCTTGCAAGATGGAATTTTAATGCTCTTTGGTTAATCGGAATCTGGGAGCGTAGTTCGGCTTCACAAAAAATAAAACATCTGACAGGAAACATCTCCGCAGTTTCGTCCGCGTACTCACTATATGATTATGTTATTGCAGAAGAACTTGGCGGCGAGCGGGCATTTCAGAATTTAAAAGACAGATCATGGGTGCGTGGAATCAGAATGGCAAGTGACATGGTTCCAAACCACATGGGAATATTTTCAAAATGGGTAATAGATAAACCAGATTATTTTCTTCAGAGAAATGAACCACCCTATCCAAATTATACCTTCAATGGACAGAATCTTTCTGAAGATGACAGAGTTGAAATCAGAATTGAAGATCAGTATTACAGCCGAAAGGATGCGGCTGTGGTTTTTCAAAGAAGAGACAGATATACAGGTTCGGTAAAATATATTTATCATGGCAATGATGGAACAAATATGCCATGGAATGACACCGCACAATTAAATCTTTTGAATCCTGAAGTTCGCGAATCACTGATTCAAACGATTATGCACGTAGCAAGAAAAACTCCGATCATCCGATTCGATGCAGCGATGACTCTTGCAAAAAAACATTATCAACGACTTTGGTTTCCTGCACCCGGTTCCGGTGGCGCAATTCCATCAAGAACAGATTATTCGATGACGATTGAAGAGTTCAATCGGATTATGCCAAATGAATTCTGGAGAGAAGTTGTTGATAGAATAAATTCAACTATGCCTAATGTTCTTCTGCTTGCTGAAGCATTCTGGCTGATGGAAAGTTATTTTGTCCGAACCCTCGGGATGCATCGAGTTTACAACAGTGCTTTTATGCATATGATGATGAAAGAAGAAAATGAAAAGTACCGGCAATTGATTATTAACACGCTTGAATTTAATCCGGAAATTCTGAAACGATATGTAAATTTTATGAGTAATCCCGATGAGGAAACGGCTATAAATCAATTCGGTAAAGGTGATAAATATTTTGGAGTTGCTGTAATGATGCTTACTATGCCCGGTTTACCGATGTTTGGTCACGGACAGATTGAAGGATTCTCAGAAAAATATGGGATGGAGTATAAGCAATCATATTATAAAGAAAACGCAGATGAACATCTTGTCTGGAGACATACTAAAGAATTATTTCCATTAATGAAGATGCGGTATCTTTTCAACCAGGTAGAAAATTTTGAGTTGTATGATTTTCTTGATAAGCATGGTGATGTTAATAATAGTGTTTATGCATTTAGCAACAAGTCAGGAAACGATTCAGCTCTGGTTCTTTACAACAATTCATATTTTGAAACTGAAGGAAGTATTATCTTTTCACATCCAAAAATGATATCAGGTAATGGAGGAATGAAAAGACCACATCATATAGCAGAATTGCTCAACTTCAAATCTTCAAAAGAATACTATTACATATATACAGATCACAGAACTCAACTTCAGTTTCTGTTATCAGGGAAAGAAATTGCTGAACAGGGATTTAAAATTCATTTGTTCGGATATCAGTACAGAGTTTGTCTGCAATTTCAAGAGATCTATGATGCTGAAAGAAAATTTGAAAAGCTATATACTCTTCTGAACGGAAAGGGAGTAACTTCGGTTGATGAAGCTTTGAAGGAAATGGAATTGCTTCCGCTTCATTTGAAGTATGAAAATTTCTTTTCTTACGATAACATGGAAAAAATAAGAATTTATCTTCTTCACAAACCTGATAAGAAAAAGAAAGATGAAGCTGTTGCATTGCCGGGTAAAATGGATAAAGAGCTTGATAATCTTGTAACTGAATTCAGTAATTACTTCGATAGTAAAACTAAACCGGATAAAGTGAAAAAGAATTTTCAGAAAGATCTTTCAAACAGCAGGAATTTCTTTCAACTATGGATTGCTCAGAACAATCGAAAAAATGCAGCTAAATGGATGAAAAGTTGTGATGAAATTCTTCCGGTGAACAGTAAAATTGAAAAAAGGAAAGAGTATTTAACTTTCGTTAATGTATTGCTGCTGAAACAACTCTTCGTTAAAAAGTCCGATCATCAAAAAATAAAAAAACTCTTTGACGAACTTTTATTTTCAAAACCAATTAAAAATCTTTTTCAAAAGCAGGTTAACGGTTCTAGTTTTCATCTGACAACAGAACTTATTAAAGTTTTAATATCATCTTTCCTGTTCGAAAAGCAAAAACGAATTGTATCACCAGACGACAAAAAGACAAAAGTGACAGTTAAATCTGACCTGAACAAAAACAATTTTCTGCCTTTGATTAAAGTATTGCTTGGCGAGAATATTGTTCATAATTTTCTTCGTGTAAATGAGTTTGAAGGTAAAACATATTTTAATAAGGAAAATTTTGAGGAACTTGCAAAGTGGATACTTTTATTTCATCTGTTAGCTTTACAATCGAATTTAAACGATAATAAAGATAACAGCAGCAAGTTTAAAAAATCAGAGATCGAAAAAGAAATAATCAAAAATGTAAAAGATAATTTTGAAAAATATAATGAGCTTATAGCTAAAGCTGATGCAAACGGTTATGATTTTATCAAATTCAAATCTGAATTAGATAAAGCGCCGGACGAAAATGAAAAAGTAAAGAAACCAACTAAAAAAAGGAACAAGAAATGA
- a CDS encoding T9SS type A sorting domain-containing protein, translating to MKKNFLWVCILICISALNINAQFTQQNAFPNLSFNSPIFLTDAGDSTNRIFIVEQSGRIKVFPNSSTSSSAKVFLNITDRVTSGGEMGLLGLAFHPDYKNNGYFYVNYTTDDPNLRTVISRFQVTSNPDSADKNSEFEILTFNQPYQNHNGGWIGFGPNDGYLYIAAGDGGSGNDPDNNGQRINTMLGKILRIDVDGGTPYAVPQTNPFYDSTNVNIKKEIYAWGMRNPWRCSFDPETGWLWAGDVGQYAWEEIDIIENGKNYGWRCYEGNHTNIMSGCNYPEYIFPIWEYDHSPECSITGGYVYRGSTVPELEGKYIYGDYCSNKIWALTYDGINPATNQLLLTTSGGLGSFGVDENKELYWTSFNGKIYRFVPTVTSVENQINPTEYSLEQNYPNPFNPTTIIKYNLPEESEVTIRIYDSIGKEIDSITAGIQQKGSYQKTWNAEKFSSGVYFVKMTAKSLSSNKTYSKVIKMLFMK from the coding sequence ATGAAAAAGAATTTTTTGTGGGTGTGTATTTTAATTTGCATATCAGCTTTGAATATCAATGCTCAGTTTACTCAGCAGAATGCATTTCCTAATCTGTCATTCAACAGCCCAATATTTTTAACTGATGCAGGTGATAGTACCAACAGAATTTTTATCGTTGAACAATCAGGAAGAATCAAAGTATTTCCAAATTCATCCACCAGTTCTTCAGCAAAAGTATTTTTGAATATTACCGACAGAGTTACATCAGGTGGTGAGATGGGTTTATTAGGATTAGCATTTCATCCTGATTATAAAAACAATGGTTACTTTTATGTGAATTATACAACGGATGATCCGAATTTGAGAACAGTAATTTCACGTTTTCAGGTTACAAGCAACCCTGATTCAGCCGATAAGAACAGTGAGTTTGAAATTTTAACATTCAATCAGCCTTACCAGAATCATAATGGCGGATGGATTGGATTTGGACCAAATGATGGCTATCTGTATATCGCAGCAGGTGATGGCGGCTCTGGTAATGATCCTGATAATAATGGTCAGAGAATAAATACTATGCTGGGAAAAATTTTACGAATTGATGTAGATGGCGGAACTCCTTATGCTGTTCCGCAGACAAATCCATTTTATGACTCCACTAATGTAAATATTAAAAAAGAAATTTATGCATGGGGTATGCGAAATCCGTGGCGCTGCAGCTTTGATCCTGAAACCGGCTGGCTTTGGGCTGGCGATGTTGGTCAATATGCCTGGGAAGAAATTGATATAATCGAAAATGGAAAAAATTACGGCTGGCGCTGTTATGAAGGTAATCATACAAATATTATGTCAGGTTGTAATTATCCTGAATATATTTTCCCTATATGGGAATATGATCATAGTCCTGAATGTTCAATTACCGGCGGTTATGTTTACAGAGGTTCTACTGTCCCGGAACTTGAAGGAAAATATATTTATGGAGATTATTGCTCAAATAAAATCTGGGCATTGACTTATGATGGAATTAATCCAGCAACAAATCAATTATTGTTGACTACTTCCGGTGGACTTGGTTCTTTCGGTGTTGATGAAAATAAAGAACTTTACTGGACATCTTTTAATGGAAAAATTTATCGTTTTGTGCCAACAGTTACTTCGGTTGAAAATCAAATTAATCCTACTGAATATTCACTTGAACAGAATTATCCAAATCCATTCAACCCAACCACAATAATAAAGTATAATCTTCCTGAAGAGAGTGAAGTAACAATCCGTATTTATGATTCAATCGGGAAGGAAATTGATTCAATCACAGCCGGTATTCAACAGAAAGGTTCATATCAAAAAACCTGGAATGCAGAAAAATTTTCTTCCGGAGTTTATTTCGTTAAGATGACAGCAAAATCGCTTTCATCAAACAAAACATATTCTAAAGTAATCAAGATGTTATTTATGAAATAG
- the blaOXA gene encoding class D beta-lactamase: MKISNHFLIFAVLIQCCCSFAQTSETKDDLKKFYEQYNVAGSFVLYDQNNDEYIFYNESQFTTPFTPASTFKICNSLIGLETGVIEDENYVLPWDSLMRRIPAWNQDQDLKTAFKNSTVWYYQELARRVGGERMKYWLDKTEYGNTDTSGGIDQFWLTGGLRVSPEQQIYFLRKLHDNKLPFSQRSIDIVKKIMITKETHDYIVRAKTGWGDQDKLNIGWYVGYVETKGNVYYFANCIQSSDDDNPDFAKARIEIVYRILEELNLISN, translated from the coding sequence ATGAAAATCTCAAATCACTTTTTAATCTTTGCTGTTTTGATACAATGTTGCTGCTCTTTTGCACAAACCTCAGAAACAAAAGATGACTTAAAAAAATTTTATGAACAATACAATGTCGCTGGTTCTTTTGTTCTTTATGATCAGAATAATGATGAATATATTTTTTATAATGAGTCCCAATTTACAACTCCATTTACTCCAGCCTCAACTTTTAAGATTTGTAATTCATTAATTGGTTTGGAAACAGGAGTTATAGAAGACGAAAATTATGTATTACCCTGGGATAGTTTGATGCGACGAATACCTGCGTGGAATCAGGATCAGGATTTAAAAACTGCATTCAAAAATTCAACTGTCTGGTACTACCAGGAACTCGCCAGAAGAGTTGGCGGTGAGCGAATGAAATACTGGTTAGATAAAACTGAGTACGGAAATACTGATACATCAGGTGGAATTGATCAGTTCTGGTTGACAGGTGGACTTCGGGTTTCTCCCGAACAGCAGATCTATTTTTTAAGAAAACTTCACGATAATAAGCTTCCCTTCTCTCAGCGATCCATTGATATAGTTAAAAAAATAATGATAACAAAAGAAACTCATGATTATATTGTTCGCGCAAAAACAGGCTGGGGTGATCAGGATAAATTAAATATTGGCTGGTATGTTGGTTATGTCGAGACAAAAGGCAATGTCTATTATTTTGCTAATTGTATCCAGTCATCCGATGACGATAATCCTGATTTTGCTAAAGCGAGAATTGAAATAGTTTACCGAATACTCGAAGAATTAAATTTGATTAGTAACTAA